The following are from one region of the Fusarium keratoplasticum isolate Fu6.1 chromosome 4, whole genome shotgun sequence genome:
- a CDS encoding MRNA-capping enzyme subunit alpha, with amino-acid sequence MNQPDGPITSIAEPGIKANFEMRKELRSKVSALLERNSMSFPGAQPVSFARQHLDELTRQDYYVCEKSDGIRYLLYSHVDNNNQEAHYLIDRKNDYWFIPNRNLHFPLENDQSAFHTSTLVDGELVWDSLPSGKKEPRFLVFDCLAMDGNKLMDRTLDKRLAYFKERLYTPYKRLFQDFPDELQFQPFYVEMKPFQLAYGIEMMFKQVLPSLKHGNDGLIFTCRNTPYKNGTDPHILKWKPPEENTVDFRLRLTFPLVEPDEEERSEGITEPFVDYDSVPKSDLWVYLGDSGERYERFAPVYITEEEWEILKSLGDPLNNRVVECNLDDQGRWRLVRFRDDKSEANHTSTVKSVLESINDRVTEQDLYKAAGRIRDNWKARAARESR; translated from the exons ATGAATCAACCAGATGGACCCATCACCTCCATCGCCGAGCccggcatcaaggccaacttTGAGATGCGCAAGGAGCTGCGAAGCAAAGTCTCGGCACTTCTGGAGAGGAACTCGATGAGCTTCCCGGGCGCGCAGCCTGTGAGCTTCGCCAGACAGCATCTAGACGAGCTCACCAGACAAGA TTACTACGTCTGCGAAAAGTCGGACGGCATCCGATATCTCCTCTATTCACATGTCGATAACAACAACCAAGAGGCGCACTACCTGATCGATCGCAAGAACGACTATTGGTTCATCCCCAACCGAAATCTTCACTTCCCCCTCGAGAACGACCAAAGCGCATTCCACACTTCTACACTGGTCGATGGCGAGCTGGTCTGGGACAGTCTCCCTAGCGGCAAGAAGGAGCCCAGAttccttgtctttgactgcctggccatggatgggaaCAAGCTTATGGATCGAACCCTCGACAAACGGCTCGCCTACTTCAAAGAGCGACTATACACGCCATATAAGAGGTTGTTCCAGGACTTTCCCGATGAGCTCCAGTTCCAGCCCTTCTACGTCGAGATGAAGCCCTTCCAGCTGGCCTACGGCATCGAGATGATGTTCAAGCAGGTCCTGcccagcctcaagcacggtaACGATGGCCTCATCTTCACTTGCCGCAACACGCCCTACAAGAATGGCACCGACCCCCACATCCTCAAGTGGAAGCCCCCGGAGGAGAACACGGTCGACTTTCGCCTGCGCCTGACGTTTCCCCTGGTGGAGcctgacgaggaggagcgcagCGAGGGCATCACCGAGCCGTTTGTCGACTACGACAGCGTGCCCAAGTCTGACCTGTGGGTCTACCTCGGCGACAGCGGAGAACGGTACGAGCGCTTCGCCCCGGTGTACATCACCGAGGAAGAGTGGGAGATTCTCAAGAGCCTGGGCGATCCTCTGAACAACCGCGTCGTCGAATgcaacctcgacgaccaaGGACGGTGGCGCCTCGTTCGCTTCCGTGATGACAAGAGCGAGGCCAATCACACAAGTACGGTTAAGAGCGTCTTGGAGAGCATCAACGATCGCGTCACGGAGCAAGACCTGTACAAGGCTGCAGGCCGGATACGGGACAACTGGAAGGCCCGCGCCGCTCGTGAATCCCGGTGA